The DNA window CCTTATGAAACGATAACCGAATCCGTTGTTCGTGAATATAGAGAAGAAACAGGGCTAATCGTTCAAAATCCTGAGCTTCGAGGTATATTTACCATCGTTGTAGAGGAAGAGCAACAGATTAAGGATGAATGGATGATGTTCACGTTCTACGCCCAACAGTACTCAGGTGAGCTACTTACTCACTCTCCAGAAGGACTTTTGAAGTGGCAGAATCCTGAAGATATAGCTAAGCTTCCAAAGGCGGAAGGGGACCAATTGTATTTTGATCACATATTACGATCTCCAGACATTTTCATAAAACGATTTAGATATACACCAGAATACAATTTAATCTCTGTGGAATAGGAGGCGTGTAGGTGATGGAAAAATCGATTCAGCTCATTATTATTACAGGTATGTCCGGTGCGGGGAAGACGGTGGCTGTACAGAGTATGGAGGATTTAGGTTATTTTTGTGTAGATAATCTTCCACCTGTGTTTATTCCTAAGTTTCTAGAGCTGATTGAACAGTCATCTGGATCTATTCAGAAGGTGGCCTTGGTTTTGGATTTAAGAGGGAGAGAATTCTTCGATTCTTTGCTTCATGCGATGGATCAATTGGATCAAAAGGAGCATTTTCAGTACCAAATCTTATTTTTAGATGCCAACGACGATGTGCTTGTTCAGCGCTATAAAGAGACACGCAGACGACATCCGTTATCCTCAGATGGGTTGCCATTAGATGGGATTATTCAGGAGCGTAAGATTCTCGGAGATTTAAAGGGCCGGGCCCAACAGGTCATTAATACGACTGGACTTAAGCCGGCTCAGCTACGAGAAGAAATTATCCAGCGTTTCTCTGATGAGCATTGTAATCAAATGACAGTGAATGTAATGTCCTTTGGCTTCAAATATGGTATTCCTCTTGACGCTGACTTGGTTTTTGATGTACGCTTTTTACCCAATCCACACTATATTCCAGAATTAAAACCTAAAACAGGCTTAAACGAAGAGGTTTCCTCATACGTATTAAAATGGAATGAAACGAATACCTTTATTGAAAAGCTTGAAGATTTACTTCAATTTCTTTTGCCGAGCTATCAGCGTGAAGGGAAGGGCCAGGTGGTCATTGCAATCGGTTGTACAGGTGGGAAGCATCGTTCGGTTACACTAGCTGAATTTTTCTATAAAAAGTTCTCTACCGAGTTTACCACCCGTGTGAGTCACAGAGATATAAACAAAGATAGATGAGGTGACATATGACTCAGGGGAGATTGGCTAAGAATAAGGTTGTGGTTATCGGAGGGGGAACAGGGCTAGGCACCATCTTAAGAGGGTTAAAAACAACTAGCCTTGATTTAACAGCGATTGTGACCGTAGCTGATGATGGAGGAAGCTCAGGCATTCTTAGAGAAGAGCTCAAGATGCTACCACCAGGGGATATTCGCAATGTGCTGGTCGCTTTGGCAGAACGAGAGCCACTGCTACAAAGCTTATTTCAGCATCGCTTTCAGAACGGTAACGGCTTAGCAGGGCATAGTGTTGGAAATTTACTTATCGCCGGTATGCAGGAAATAACGGGAGACTTTGTCACCGCTATTCAAGCTTTGAGCCGAGTGCTTGCTGTTCGAGGAAGGGTTTATCCCGCTTCAACCCAAAGTATTCGACTGAAAGCCAAAATGGAGGATGGAAGCATCGTTTACGGTGAGTCCAATATTCCCAAAGCGAATAAGAAAATTGACCGTGTCTACTTGGAACCGGATGATGTAGAAGCTCTTCCTGAAGCGATTCTAGCAATTGAGAAAGCAGATCTTATTTTGTTTGGTCCGGGAAGCTTATACACAAGTATCATCCCCAATTTACTGGTTCAGGGAATTAAGGAAGCCTTGCAGAAAAGTAAAGGGACAAAGATGTTCATTTCAAACGTGATGACACAGCCAGGAGAAACCGATGATTACTCGGTTGAGGATCATATCCAAGCGATTCATAAGCATGTGTACGCCCCGCTATTTGACAAGGTTGTCGTCAACAATGGACCTATCCCTAGAGAAATTCTGCAAAAATACCACGATCAAGGAGCTATTCCTGTGGCTTATGATAAAAAGAGGCTAGAAGCACAGGGGATCAAGGTCATTGAGGATCGATTGTTTATTTTGGATGAGTTTTTACGTCATGATGCTTTTCGTTTAACCAAGATTGTATTGGATAGTCTTAAAGCTTTATGATTCAGTAGGCTTTTAGGGTATACTTAAACTAGAGGTTAAGATAATCGGAGAAATCTTAAGTTTTAAAGACTTACTTGCTTGAAGACAGGGGTAAGTTTATTGGGAATGAAGAGGGTGAGGGAGTATGTCCTTTGCGGCGCAAACAAAGAAGGAGCTAACAGCACTTGAATCAAAGGATTGCTGTAAAAAAGCCGAGCTAAGTGCATTATTACGAATGAACGGTCTTTTATCCTTCTCACAAAAGAAAATGGTTCTAGATATTACAACAGAAAATGCAGCAATTGCCCGTATTATCTATAAAAGCATTAAGCACCTGTATAATGTAACAGGGGAGCTTTTAGTACGAAAGAAAATGAGACTAAAGAAAAATAATGTGTATGTGGTTCGTCTTTCTCATCAGGTAAAAGAGATTCTAGAGGATCTGTACATTGTTTCTTCAACGTTTGAGATCAGAAGCGATATTTCTGCTGAGCTTATTACAAAATCCTGCTGTAAACGTGCCTATCTACGCGGAGCTTTCTTAGCAGGGGGGTCAGTTAACCATCCAGAGTCCTCTTCCTATCACCTAGAGGTCTTCACGAACTATGAGGAGCATGCTAAAGCACTAGTGGAGCTTATGAATATTTATGAGCTTAACGCTAGAGTGATTGAACGAAAAAAAGGGTATGTGATCTACATTAAGGAAAGTGAAAAAATCACGGAGTTTCTTAATATTATCGGAGCCTACCAGGCTTTATTCCAGTTTGAAGATGTACGTATCGTTAAGGATATGCGTAATTCTGTGAATAGACTTGTGAATTGCGAAACGGCAAATTTAAATAAAACGGTGGCTGCCTCCATGAAGCAGCTTGAAAACATTAAGTTGATCGAAGATAAGCTAGGCTTAGATCAGCTTCCCGAAAAATTACGTGAAATAGCGCTCATTCGCAAACAAAATCCTGATGTGAACTTAACCGAGCTTGGGGAATTATTACCGAGTGGGAAGGTATCAAAATCAGGAATCAATCATAGATTAAGAAAATTGAATGAAATGGCAGACAAATTAAGATAAAATAATGACAAAAAATAAAATTTCAACGAATATTCATTAAATACTCATTAATACTCATGAATATTCAGTAAAAAAAATATATACTTAAATCAGACAGAAATACTAGTAATTGAACGATTCAATGCTATAATTTATTAAAATAACAAAAGTAGGTATAAGAGAAGGAGGAATTTGTGGTGGTCCAAGAAAAAGTTGTCGTACAATTAAAAACGGGATTACAAGCAAGGCCAGCTGCATTGTTTGTCCAGGAAGCGAATAGATATTCAACAGATGTGTTTGTTCAAAAGGATGATAAGAAGGTGAATGCGAAAAGCATCATGGGGATTATGAGCTTAGCGATAGGCTCTGGAAAGGAAATTATCATCTCTGCCGATGGAGCTGATGCTGAGCAAGCGGTTCAAAGCTTAGTGTTATTTGTCTCTAAGGAAGAATAGTTTTTTGCTTTAAATTTCCTTGAAAACGCAATCAGTACCGGTATAAAAGAGTGATGAGCAATTAGGTCACTCTTTTTTTTATTGCGTGTCTAGCAAGCTGCCTAGAGAAATTAGGCGAAAAGTCATGGAAGGTGATCTCGGTTCCATGAAATAGAAGTAGGTAGCAAACTCTTTGTCCTCGCTCATATTCCGAGGAAGAAAGCGATGAAGAATATGAGAAGGGAGGTTAAAGAGCTTACGGAGGAGCCAAGAAACAAGATCTATTGGGATATGAAGGACATGGTTGGAGGATTAAAGCGTAAGATTACAGGCTTTAGTAACTTTATCTTCTCTCACCGATTGCTAAAAGATGGCTAAAATTTTTTGAAATTCATCTCATGCTGAAGAAGCCATTCTTTCCTCCATAGACCACCAGCATATCCAGTTAGCTTGCCATTTGAACCAATAATTCTATGGCAAGGAATAACAATACTTAATTTGTTTTTACCGTTAGCATTCCCTACAGCCCTAATCGCTTTTTCATTTCCGATGTTTGCTGCCAATCCCATATAAGTTCCGGTTTTTGCATAAGGGACTTTTCTTAGAGCTTGCCATACTGTTCTTTGAAAGTCAGTTCCTTTAAACTCATACGGGAATGTAAATTCACGACGAGTTCCTTTAAAATATTCGTCAAGCTGGTTGTAGCATTCTGTCAGAACCTT is part of the Bacillus horti genome and encodes:
- a CDS encoding gluconeogenesis factor YvcK family protein, which gives rise to MTQGRLAKNKVVVIGGGTGLGTILRGLKTTSLDLTAIVTVADDGGSSGILREELKMLPPGDIRNVLVALAEREPLLQSLFQHRFQNGNGLAGHSVGNLLIAGMQEITGDFVTAIQALSRVLAVRGRVYPASTQSIRLKAKMEDGSIVYGESNIPKANKKIDRVYLEPDDVEALPEAILAIEKADLILFGPGSLYTSIIPNLLVQGIKEALQKSKGTKMFISNVMTQPGETDDYSVEDHIQAIHKHVYAPLFDKVVVNNGPIPREILQKYHDQGAIPVAYDKKRLEAQGIKVIEDRLFILDEFLRHDAFRLTKIVLDSLKAL
- a CDS encoding HPr family phosphocarrier protein; translation: MVQEKVVVQLKTGLQARPAALFVQEANRYSTDVFVQKDDKKVNAKSIMGIMSLAIGSGKEIIISADGADAEQAVQSLVLFVSKEE
- the whiA gene encoding DNA-binding protein WhiA, whose protein sequence is MSFAAQTKKELTALESKDCCKKAELSALLRMNGLLSFSQKKMVLDITTENAAIARIIYKSIKHLYNVTGELLVRKKMRLKKNNVYVVRLSHQVKEILEDLYIVSSTFEIRSDISAELITKSCCKRAYLRGAFLAGGSVNHPESSSYHLEVFTNYEEHAKALVELMNIYELNARVIERKKGYVIYIKESEKITEFLNIIGAYQALFQFEDVRIVKDMRNSVNRLVNCETANLNKTVAASMKQLENIKLIEDKLGLDQLPEKLREIALIRKQNPDVNLTELGELLPSGKVSKSGINHRLRKLNEMADKLR
- a CDS encoding 8-oxo-dGTP diphosphatase, coding for MQRITNCILHDPARDQILLLQKPSRGWWVAPGGKMEPYETITESVVREYREETGLIVQNPELRGIFTIVVEEEQQIKDEWMMFTFYAQQYSGELLTHSPEGLLKWQNPEDIAKLPKAEGDQLYFDHILRSPDIFIKRFRYTPEYNLISVE
- a CDS encoding methylated-DNA--[protein]-cysteine S-methyltransferase — encoded protein: MTTTYKLDYESPIGVLEIIGTQDAITSIMFTDDDKKVNLTNAETPKVLTECYNQLDEYFKGTRREFTFPYEFKGTDFQRTVWQALRKVPYAKTGTYMGLAANIGNEKAIRAVGNANGKNKLSIVIPCHRIIGSNGKLTGYAGGLWRKEWLLQHEMNFKKF
- the rapZ gene encoding RNase adapter RapZ, with the translated sequence MEKSIQLIIITGMSGAGKTVAVQSMEDLGYFCVDNLPPVFIPKFLELIEQSSGSIQKVALVLDLRGREFFDSLLHAMDQLDQKEHFQYQILFLDANDDVLVQRYKETRRRHPLSSDGLPLDGIIQERKILGDLKGRAQQVINTTGLKPAQLREEIIQRFSDEHCNQMTVNVMSFGFKYGIPLDADLVFDVRFLPNPHYIPELKPKTGLNEEVSSYVLKWNETNTFIEKLEDLLQFLLPSYQREGKGQVVIAIGCTGGKHRSVTLAEFFYKKFSTEFTTRVSHRDINKDR